A part of Myxococcus landrumus genomic DNA contains:
- a CDS encoding lysophospholipid acyltransferase family protein: MERLVERPPLTKRLKRFLRYVLIRSVLLCLQPLPLRWARGLGFLLGGWAYGLAGGERRKALKSLGVAFPEKSDAERQALARASFRHLGAAALEVACTGALDRGLEQLVAWPEEDRRVLETALARKKGVVFVSGHVGNWELLARRVARAGYPSQSIAKETTDPRLTALVEQFRARGGVRSIWRGQDGAARAMLRALRAGEILGLLIDQDTKVQSLFVPFFGELAATPRAAADLAVRTGAAVVTGFCHRVEGGYRLTMEELPVPVLEDREAAALELTRALSERIEAAIRRTPEQWVWMHQRWKTRPAADTQPVLAEAARATAG; this comes from the coding sequence ATGGAGCGACTTGTGGAGCGTCCACCCTTAACAAAGCGCCTGAAACGTTTCCTCCGGTACGTGCTCATCCGGAGCGTCCTGTTGTGCCTTCAACCCCTCCCGCTGCGGTGGGCCCGGGGGCTGGGCTTCCTCCTGGGAGGGTGGGCCTACGGCCTTGCGGGGGGCGAGCGCCGCAAGGCCCTGAAGTCCCTGGGCGTGGCCTTCCCCGAGAAGTCCGACGCGGAGCGGCAAGCCCTGGCGCGCGCCAGCTTCCGGCACCTGGGGGCGGCGGCGCTGGAGGTGGCCTGCACGGGGGCCCTGGACCGCGGGCTCGAGCAGTTGGTGGCATGGCCCGAAGAAGACAGGCGCGTGTTGGAGACGGCCCTGGCGCGCAAGAAGGGCGTCGTCTTCGTCTCCGGCCACGTGGGCAACTGGGAGCTGCTGGCCCGGCGCGTGGCGCGAGCGGGCTATCCGAGCCAGAGCATCGCGAAGGAGACCACGGACCCCCGCCTCACCGCGCTGGTGGAGCAGTTCCGCGCGCGCGGCGGGGTGCGCAGCATCTGGCGCGGGCAGGACGGCGCCGCGCGGGCCATGTTGAGGGCGCTGCGCGCGGGCGAAATCCTGGGCCTGCTCATCGACCAGGACACGAAGGTGCAGTCGCTCTTCGTGCCCTTCTTCGGGGAGCTGGCGGCGACGCCTCGCGCGGCGGCGGACCTGGCGGTGCGCACGGGCGCGGCGGTGGTGACGGGCTTCTGCCACCGGGTGGAGGGCGGCTACCGGCTGACGATGGAGGAGCTGCCCGTGCCCGTGCTGGAGGACCGCGAGGCCGCCGCGCTGGAGCTCACCCGGGCCTTGTCCGAGCGCATCGAGGCGGCCATCCGCCGCACCCCTGAACAGTGGGTGTGGATGCACCAGCGCTGGAAGACGCGTCCCGCGGCCGACACACAACCCGTGCTCGCGGAGGCGGCGCGGGCGACGGCCGGATGA
- the astB gene encoding N-succinylarginine dihydrolase, with protein sequence MREYNFDGLVGPTHNYAGLSPGNLASQSHVGEPSHPREAALQGLEKMRFVSGLGVGQAVLPPQPRPSLRALRTLGFTGTDEEVITRAAREAEHLLRLTSSASSMWTANAATVAPSADTADGRVHLTPANLSQMFHRALEADTTHAVLRAIFSNEKHFAVHAPLPPGSHFADEGAANHTRLATPGHAGVHLLAWGRSAWQDVQGPKRFPARQTLESSQALARLHQLDAHNVLFPQQHPDGIDAGAFHTDVLAVGNERFLMLHELAFVDHPGLLQVLREKLGPDFRAVVASNAELPAKDAVKAYPFNSQVLTLPDGTMAIIAPVESRETPTARGFLERVVAEDTPVKAVHYLEVRQSMNNGGGPACLRQRVWLTDTERQAIDADVFYSPALHESLAAWVRRHYRDVLRPQDLQDPQLARETMTALDELTRILKLGSVYDFQQ encoded by the coding sequence ATGCGCGAATACAACTTCGACGGCCTCGTCGGTCCTACCCACAACTACGCGGGCCTGTCGCCCGGCAACCTGGCGTCCCAGAGCCACGTCGGAGAGCCCAGCCATCCCCGTGAAGCCGCACTTCAGGGCCTGGAGAAGATGCGCTTCGTCTCCGGCCTGGGTGTCGGCCAGGCGGTGCTGCCGCCGCAGCCTCGGCCGTCTCTGCGGGCCCTGCGGACCCTGGGCTTCACCGGCACGGACGAGGAGGTCATCACCCGCGCCGCGCGCGAGGCCGAGCACCTGCTGCGGCTCACCTCCAGCGCCTCCTCCATGTGGACGGCCAACGCCGCCACCGTGGCCCCCAGCGCCGACACGGCCGATGGCCGCGTGCACCTGACGCCCGCCAACCTGTCGCAGATGTTCCACCGCGCCCTCGAGGCGGACACCACGCACGCGGTGCTGCGCGCCATCTTCTCCAACGAGAAGCACTTCGCGGTGCACGCGCCGCTGCCGCCCGGCAGCCACTTCGCGGATGAGGGCGCGGCCAACCACACCCGCCTGGCCACGCCCGGACACGCGGGCGTGCACCTGCTCGCCTGGGGCCGCAGCGCGTGGCAGGACGTGCAGGGCCCCAAGCGCTTCCCGGCCCGGCAGACGCTGGAGTCGAGCCAGGCGCTCGCGCGGCTCCACCAGCTCGACGCGCACAACGTCCTCTTCCCCCAGCAGCACCCGGACGGCATCGACGCGGGGGCCTTCCACACGGACGTGCTGGCGGTGGGCAACGAGCGCTTCCTCATGCTGCACGAGCTGGCCTTCGTGGACCACCCGGGCCTGCTCCAGGTGCTGCGCGAGAAGCTGGGCCCGGACTTCCGCGCCGTGGTGGCCAGCAACGCGGAGCTGCCGGCCAAGGACGCGGTGAAGGCCTATCCCTTCAACTCGCAGGTGCTGACGCTGCCGGATGGCACCATGGCCATCATCGCCCCGGTGGAGAGCCGGGAGACGCCCACGGCGCGCGGCTTCCTGGAGCGCGTGGTGGCCGAGGACACCCCCGTCAAGGCGGTGCACTACCTGGAGGTGCGCCAGTCCATGAACAACGGCGGCGGCCCCGCCTGCCTGCGCCAGCGCGTGTGGCTCACGGACACCGAGCGCCAGGCCATCGACGCCGACGTCTTCTACTCGCCGGCCCTGCATGAGTCGCTCGCCGCCTGGGTGCGCCGCCACTACCGCGACGTGCTCCGTCCCCAGGACCTGCAGGACCCACAGCTCGCGCGCGAGACGATGACGGCGCTGGATGAGCTGACGCGAATCCTCAAGCTGGGCAGCGTCTACGACTTCCAGCAGTGA
- a CDS encoding aminoacyl-tRNA deacylase: protein MIPASIQHYLQRNRVLYERYWHPRAVTAQELAQALHVSGWRVAKSVIVMADRQPWIFVVPAAGTLDLMRVRELLGVRTARLASEREFRDHFPDCEVGAEPPFGELYGLPVAVDETLSLTEHLLFRAGSHEEAVEMRFQDFATLEWPLVASFIHERLRPQAPVVPIPPVFMEQDASMPS from the coding sequence GTGATTCCGGCATCCATCCAGCACTATCTCCAACGCAATCGGGTCCTCTACGAGCGCTATTGGCACCCGCGCGCCGTCACGGCGCAGGAACTGGCCCAGGCGCTTCACGTCTCGGGCTGGCGCGTGGCCAAGTCCGTCATCGTGATGGCGGACCGGCAGCCCTGGATTTTCGTCGTCCCCGCGGCAGGCACGCTGGATTTGATGCGCGTGCGGGAGTTGCTCGGGGTGCGCACCGCGAGGCTCGCCAGCGAGCGCGAGTTCCGCGACCACTTTCCCGACTGCGAGGTCGGCGCGGAGCCTCCCTTCGGAGAGCTCTATGGCCTGCCCGTGGCGGTGGACGAGACGCTCAGCCTGACCGAGCACCTGCTCTTCCGCGCGGGCTCTCACGAAGAAGCCGTGGAGATGCGCTTCCAGGACTTCGCCACGCTGGAGTGGCCCCTGGTCGCGTCGTTCATCCACGAGCGGCTCCGGCCCCAGGCTCCCGTGGTGCCCATCCCGCCCGTCTTCATGGAACAGGACGCCTCCATGCCTTCGTGA